The DNA sequence GCTGAACGTCCCCATGGTCCCAGGGCTCCGCCTTATGGGATCACTGGAGGAAGGGGAGGTATTCAGCTTTGAAGATTCTTTCCGGAACTTTATTAAGGAGGTCCGGACCCCTGGCAGCCGCCAATTTGCCGTACCTGAAAGCCTTGAGCATGTACTGCGCGACTATCAAAAACAAGGCTATCAATGGCTGAAAACATTGGCGGGCTATGGTTTCGGCGGCATCCTTGCAGATGATATGGGACTGGGAAAGACGCTCCAGGCTATCGCCTATATCCTGTCCGAGCTTCCGGCAATCCGGAGGCTGCAGCAGCCTGCCCTCATCGTATGCCCATCCTCCCTGACCTATAACTGGCAGAGTGAATTTGAGAGATTTGCACCGGAGATCAAGAGCATAGTGATGGACGGCAGCAAATCTGAAAGGGAGAAGATGCTCGCAGAAGCAGGAGACCTGGATGTCCTGATTGTGTCATACCCGCTGCTCCGCAAGGACATCAGCAGCTATGAGAAACAGCCTTTCAGCACAGTCTTTTTTGACGAGGCACAGGCGTTTAAAAATCCTGTCACCCAAACGGCGAGGACGGTTAAGCGGCTCCAGGCTGGAAACCGGTTCGCGCTTACAGGGACACCGATTGAAAATTCACTGGAGGAACTATGGTCGATTTTCCATGTAATCTTCCCGGAGCTCTTCCAGGGGCTCCGCGAGTTCAGCTTTCTTGACAGGAAAACAATCAGCAGGAGGACCAGCCTGTTCCTGCTTAGAAGATTAAAATCGGATGTGCTTTCGGAGCTTCCGGAAAAAACGGAATATCTAGAGTCGGCCGAGCTGCTGCCAGATCAGAAAAAGCTGTATGCCGCCTATTTGGCCAAGCTCCGTCATGACACACTTAAGCATCTGGACAAAGATACGCTCCGAAAAAACAAGATCAGGATCCTTGCCGGACTCACCAGGCTGAGGCAGATCTGCTGCCATCCGGCCCTTTTCGTGGACGGGTACAAAGGAAGCTCGGCGAAATATGAGCAGCTGCTGCAGATCATTAAAGAATCACGTCTGTCAGGCAGGCGGGTGCTGATTTTTTCCCAATTCACAAAGATGCTCGATATGATTGGAAGAGAATTGGCCAGGCAGGGCATCGGCTTCTTCTACCTGGATGGCCAGACGCCCTCAGAGGAGAGGGTCAAGCTGTGCGGGCGCTTTAACAGCGGTGAGCATGACTTTTTCCTGATTTCCCTGAAGGCGGGCGGAACCGGCCTGAATCTGACCGGCGCCGATACGGTCATCCTTTATGATCTCTGGTGGAATCCTGCAGTCGAGAACCAGGCTGCAGACCGTGCCTACAGAATGGGCCAAAGGCATAATGTGCAGGTGATCAAGCTGCTGGCCCGCGGCACCATTGAGGAAAAGATGAACGAATTGCAGGATAAGAAACGGAATCTCATTGAAGAGGTCATCGAACCTGGCGGAAAAAGTCAGGGAATGCTCACAGAGGATGATATCCGGGAGATTTTGAATGTTTGATACTCTTTAAAATAGCGAAATAGACCTTGAGGACAGGACACAGTCTGCTAATAGAAATCTGGCTGCTGTTTAATTGGCTGGCCTGAGAAATGGCTCCGGGATTTGCAGAACCTGGACCATAATAGCAAGATTGAAGACGAAACCGGGAGCCTTATCCTGTAAAATGGCAGTACAAAGCTGAAGACAGGAGGGGAGAGGTTTGGAGAAAGTTTCTTTGTCATTTGAAGAAATGTGGGAGAAAATCCTTGCCTGTGACCGGAAGTATGACGGACTCTTTTTTACAGCAGTGAAAACAACCAAAATCTATTGCAGGCCATCCTGCCGGTCAAGGAAGCCGAAAAAGATCAATGTAGAATTCTATTTTAGTAAGGCGGAGGCGGAGCAGAAAGGCTATCGGGCCTGCAAAAGATGCCAGCCGGAAGTGGAGCATTCCCCTCAAGTCGGGCTGGTCCGGAAGGTCGTTGCTTTTCTGATCAATCATTACGGGGAAAAAGTGACGCTGCAGGATATTGCTGAGGATGCCGGAGTGAGCGCATTTTATCTGGAGCGGTTATTTAAGGAGGAAACTTCTGAAACACCGCGGGAATACCTGGAAAAGGTTCGGGTGGATAAAGCTGCCCATCTGCTGGCTCACTCCAGGCTGACGAATTTGGAGATATGCTTGGAAGCAGGCTTTCACAGTCCTTCGAGTTTTTATAAAAGCTTCCGGAGGTTGAATGGATGCACCCCGAGTGAATACCGGAAACGAAAGCAGGTGCCTCAGGAATGAAGTGGAAGGATGATCAATCTTCAATGGAGCTGGAGCTGCCTGCACATTTTCACTTTAGAGAAGCCCTCGTCTTTCTGGACAGATCCAGCTATGAGATTCTTCACTATGTTGAAGGTTCTGCAGTTTTTAAAGGGATTATCACTGATGGGGAAGTGATCCTTCTGAAGATAAGCTCGACAGAAACCCATCTTCATGCGAGCTTTCTGCTTGGGGCTCCATCTGATAATGGAAGAAAGCAGGCAGCAGCCTTTATTGAAGAGTGGCTTGATTTAAAGCGTGATGCAAGTGGATTTGGAAGGATGGCCGCTGGAGACCCGCTCCTGAAGGGCCTGGCAGAACGTTATGCTGGGCTGCGGATCATAGGAATCCCGGATTTATTTGAGGCGCTTGTCTGGGCGGTCATCGGCCAGCAGATCAATCTCACCTTCGCCTATAAGCTGAAAAAGGCATTCACCGAAAAGTATGGGACATGCTTTTCTTATGAGGGCAGGTGCTTTTGGTTATTTCCTGAACCAGGGATGATTGCTGCCCTTGAACCGGAAGAGCTGAAGCAGCTGCAGTTTACAGGCCGGAAAGCAGAATACATTATTGGAATTGCAAAGCTGATGGCAGAAAAAAAGCTGAAAAAGGATGATCTGTTAGGCCAGCCGGGGGCAAGGGATGTGCTGATGTCTCTTAAAGGAGTCGGAGCATGGACCGCAGATTATGTTAGGATGAAATGTCTGCTGGACCCTGCCGCTTTTCCCATTGGGGACGCGGGGTTTCAGAACGCCTTAAAGCTGCAGATGGGCTTAGACAGAAAACCATCCATTGAAGAAGTTGAAAAAGCCGCAAGCCGGTGGGCTGGCTGGCAGGCTTATGCAGTCTTTTATTTTTGGAGGTCTTTATATGAATAAAATATACCGGGCTGATTATGAATCGCCAATCGGAACCATTGAAATTGCCGGCAATGACCAGGCTGTTGTCTCAATTTTATTTACTGATCGTGAAAAAGCAGAATACCCTTTGGAAAAAGGGCATCCTGATGCCATTAAAGAATGCTGGCAGCAGCTTGATGAGTATTTTAAAGGGGAACGCCGGGAATTTTCCTTCCCATACATGATGGAGGGGACTAATTTTCAGCAGCGTGTCTGGAATGCTTTGACTTCCATTCCATATGCCAGCACGGGCACCTACAAGGATATTGCCTCCCTGATTGAAAACGAAAAGGCGGTAAGGGCAGTAGGGACAGCAAATGGAAGAAATAAGCTGAGCATTGTGCTCCCCTGCCACCGGATCATTGGCACAAATGGGACGATGACCGGCTATGCCGGTGGGATATGGAGGAAAGAGTGGCTTTTGGAGCATGAGCGGAAGCATTTCAGCAAAAAGAGCTGAGAAAAAGCTGTCCGGCAGCCTTGCACCTTATGTTAATATTTTGAAAATAATGGTAATATAATAGGGAAACGCTATGATGGGAGGCCTTCCATGGACAGGAAATACAACGATTTAATTGGCGATATTCTTGAAAATGCAGGTGAAAAAGATAACTTCAGCGGTAAAGGAAAGCCGCTGCCTAAAGAGTATTTGGAGCAGGATACCTACCAGCGTTTTCAGAAAATCGCCAAGGATGCGGGTTATTTGCCGCCTTGGCTCAAGCTCCAGAAAGAAATCTCCGAAATGGTCCATGCATGCCACTCAGAGCAGGATGCTGCTGCTATTAACGAAAAGATCAGGAAATACAATATGGCATGCCCCCCGCCGATGCAGAAAAACATTATCCGTTTCCATGACCTGGAACAGGCAAAGAGGATATGGCAGGTATAGGGGACTTTAACAGCTGCTTGCGGGCGGCTTTTTATTTTGTAAAAAGAGAAAAATTTGTGCACACGCTATCACTCCTTCGGTTTTGTTTTCCAGTAAATAACACGAATCCTTGCAGTGAAAAAGGGAAAACCCCAATTGGAGGGTGATACCATTGCAGATTGAAAAAAAGGTACATGAATTTGATGAGGATGTGCATATCCAGATTGGGAAATATAAGATGATCGTTGAGAAAAGGTATAAGGTGCTTTCCTGGCTGAATGATTTCTTTCTTGGTGTCTTATATCTTATCGGCAGCAGCCTGTACCTGACAGATGTGGACCAAAGAATAGCCATATCATTTTTTCTCGCTGGCAGTGTCCTCATGATTGCCAGGGCAGTTTTGAATATATTGAAGGACTTGCATATCAGGAGTATTAAGCCGGGCAGCGGTAAAGGGAGATGGAAGGAACGGGATGATGATGAATAGGAGAGAAATTGGGAGAGGCAGGCAGCTATCTCTCTTTTTTATTGTCTAAATAAACTCCATTAGTAAATTTTAAAACTGTTCGGAGAAGTCAGCGTGAATGCGTACGAAATAAAAATTAAAACTTTGTAAATATTTTAGTAAAAATATTGATTTATTTACTAAAAGTAATAAAATAAATGTAAGCGATTTATTCGTTTGTACGGAAGGAGGCTGAGTATGGCGACAATCAAGAAAATAGCAGAAAAAGCAGGGGTATCGATTGCCACTGTTTCCAGGGTGCTCAATTATGATGCTTCCCTGTCAGTGACAGATGATACCCGCAAAAAGATTTTTGAAGCCGCGGAAGAGCTTGATTATAAGAAAAAACCTGTCAAAAAGGATGCCGCATTAAAAATTGCAGTCGTTCACTGGTATACAGAGAAAGAAGAGCTGGAAGATCTGTATTATATGTCGATCCGCTATGGCATTGAGCAGCGCTGCCAGCAGCTCGGCATCCAGTATGCCAACTATTTTTATGATGACCTGGAAAAAGCCAGAAGTGAAAGCCTTCAGGGCATTATAGCTGTCGGAAAGTTCAGCAGGGCGCAGGCTGATGCTTTGGGGGAAATTACGGACGCTGTTATTTTTGCAGACTACAGTCCGGATGAAGACCGGTATGACTCTGTTGTCGTAGATTTTGAAAAAGCGGCAGTGAAAATACTGAATTATTTAACAGGTAAAGGCCATCAAACCATTGGCTATATCGGCGGACAAGAGGTTTTTAAAGACGAATCGGGCGGAATTGAAGATGCACGTGAAAGAGCCTACAGAAATTATATGGCAAGCCGCGGGCTTCTGGATGAAGGTAATATCTATATCGGAAGCTTTACGGTGGACAGCGGCTATACGCTGATGAACAAGATGATAGAGGATAAAGGGGAGAGTCTCCCGACCGCGGTATTTGCAGGCAATGATCTGATTGCCATCGGCTGCCTGAGGGCCCTCCACGAAGCCGGCATCCAGGTTCCGGAGCGTGTCAATGTGATCGGGATCAATGATATCAGTGTATCCAAATATATATTCCCGGCGCTGACCACCTTGAAGGTGCATACAGAGCCGATGGGCGAGGTGGCCGTCGACTTATTCTTGGAAAGAAATCAGGGCAGGAAGATCGCAAAGAAGGTGTTTCTTGCGACTGAACTGATTGCCCGGAGCAGCAGTTTCTAACTTTGTGAAGCAGGAGATGACGATATGGAACTTCAAACAATGATTAATGACTTTCAAACCATATATACTGACTCTATGGTAGGGGATGCCAGGCTTTTCTTTTCTCCAGGGAGGATCAATCTGATCGGGGAGCACACTGACTATAATGGCGGCCATGTATTCCCCTGTGCCATTACGCTTGGGACATATGGAGCGGTTAAGAAGCGGAACGACAGGATTGTCCGGGTATATTCAAAGAATTTCCCTGATGCAGGCATCGTCGAATTTTCGTTGGGTGAACTGGAGTATAAAAAAGAACATGGCTGGGCGAATTTTCCGAAAGGTATGATTGCTTATATAGAAGAAGCCGGCTGGAAGCTGCCAGTCGGGATCGATTTATACGTGTACGGGAATATCCCGAACGGCGCCGGGCTTTCTTCATCTGCTTCACTTGAAATGCTGATCGGAGTAACTGTTAATGAGCTATTTGGTTTTAATATCGGAAGGATTGAACTTGTAAAGCTTGGGAAAAAAGTCGAGAACGAATTCATTGGCGTCAACAGCGGCATCATGGATCAGTTTGCCATTGGCATGGGCCAGGCTGGAAGCGCCATCCTGCTTGACTGTAATACTTTGAAGTATGAATATGCCCCTATCAATCTGGAAGATTATCAGATCATGGTCATGAATACGAATAAGCGCAGGGAGCTGGCAGATTCAAAGTATAATGAACGGCGGAGCGAGTGTGAAGCAGCGCTTGCTAAGCTTCAGTCTAAGCTTTCCATTTCATCACTTGGTGAATTATCAGAGGATGAATTTGAACAGCATAAGCAGCTGATCGGGGATAAAGTCCTGGAAAAAAGGGCGAAGCATGCCGTCTGTGAAAACCAGCGGACGCTAAAAGCTTTCAAGGCTTTGCAGGAAGGGCGCCTTGAAGACTTCGGAAAGCTGATGAATGAGTCGCATCAGTCGCTGAAAAATGATTATGAAGTAACCGGAAAAGAGCTCGATGCTCTGGTGGAAGCCGCCTGGCAGCAGGAAGGCACGCTTGGGGCCCGTATGACCGGTGCGGGGTTTGGCGGATGTGCGATTGCCATTGTTGAGAAAGACAAAGCTGCTTCTTTCATTAAAGAGGTAGGCAAAAAATATATGAAAAGAATCGGCTATGCTGCAGATTTCTACGCAGCAAGTGTCGGGGATGGAACCAAGGAAATCATTTTGGAGGTGCAGGGATGAGTATTTTAGTTCTTGGCGGTGCAGGATATATTGGTTCACATGCTGTTTATCAGCTGATCGACCAGAATTATGAAGCGGTAGTTGTTGACAGCCTTGAGACAGGCCACAGGGAAGCGGTTCACCCGGATGCGAAGTTTTATCAGGGGGACATCCGCGACAAGGAGTTTCTGCGCAGTGTGTTTGAAAAGGAAAGCATTGACGGCGTCCTCCATTTTGCGGCCAACTCTCTTGTGGGCGAATCTATGGAGAATCCGCTGAAATACTTCAACAATAATGTCTACGGTACTCAGGTGCTGCTCGAAGTGATGAACGAGTTCGATGTAAAGAATATTGTGTTCTCTTCAACCGCAGCCACCTATGGAGAGCAGAAAACAATGCCGATCACGGAAGAGATGTCTGCCAATCCTACGAATGCCTATGGCGAAACCAAGCTGACGATGGAAAAAATCATGAAATGGTGTGAAGCGGCCCATGATTTGAAATATGTATCACTCCGTTATTTCAATGTGGCGGGAGCAAGACCCACAGGTGAGATCGGGGAAGACCATCAGCCTGAGACCCATCTGATCCCGATCATTCTTCAGGTGGCCCTCGGCCAGCGGGAGCATATTTCAATCTTCGGCGATGATTATGATACAGAAGATGGAACCTGCATCCGCGACTATATTCATGTCGAGGATCTGATCGGCGCCCATCTGCTTGCCCTGCAATACCTGCAGAATGGCGGAAAAAGCGAGATCATTAATCTCGGAAGCGGGCAGGGCTTTTCTGTTAAGGAAATGATCGAAGCGGTCAGAGAGGTGACCGGGCATGAGATTCCGGCTAAAGTCGTTCCAAGAAGAAGCGGGGACCCAAGCACCCTCATCGCTTCATCAGAAAAAGCAAAAACAGTTCTTGGATGGAATCCGCAGAGAACAAGCATCAAGCAGATCATTGAAGATGCGTGGAGCTGGCATCAGGCGCATCCGCACGGCTATAACGATTAAGGAGGGCTCGGAATGGAAGTATATGCGAGCATAGAGACGCTGGTCAATAAGGCTGCTGCCTTAGGCATGATTGAGGAGCGCGACAGGATATATGCACGAAATCAGATCATGTCTTTGCTTGGGCTAGTCGAGTATCCGGAACATGCCGAAGCGGTGGAAAAGGCCATTCCTGATGTGTTGGAAGACCTTGTCGGATTTGCGGCTGCTGAAGGCAGGATAGCCGGCCTTGAAAGTGATAAAGACATTCTCTCAAGCAAGATCATGGATGTGCTTGTTCCAAAGCCTTCTTCTGTCAATAAAGAGTTCTATGACAAATATGAGGAAAGCCCTGCTAAGGCCACCAGGTATTTTTACGATCTCAGCCGGAACAGCAACTATATCCAGACCAAAAGCATTGCAAAGAATATCAATTATAAAATCGCCACCGATTATGGCGAACTGGACATCACGATCAATTTGTCCAAGCCGGAGAAGGACCCTCAGCAGATAGCACGCGAACGGGAGATGAAAGTGGTCTCCTCCAATTATCCGAAGTGCCTGCTATGTGCAGAAAATGAAGGATATGCAGGGCGTCCGGGGCATCCGGCGCGCTCCAACCACCGGATCATCGACCTGGAGCTGTCTGATGAACCGTGGTTCCTGCAGTACTCTCCTTATGTATATTACAACGAGCACTGCATCGTCCTTTGCGGGGAGCACCGTGATATGAAAATCGACCGCAGCACTTTTGCGAGACTGCTCGAGTTTACAGGGAAGTTCCCGCATTATTTCGTTGGCTCCAATGCGGATCTGCCGATTGTCGGCGGATCCATACTCAGCCATGATCACTATCAGGGCGGCAGCTATGAGTTTGCTATGGCAGGTGCAGATGAAATAGGCTCGTTCCAGCTGAGCCGTTTCCCCGATATAAGCGCCAGTATGCTGAGATGGCCGCTGTCTGTTATCCGCCTGAAAGGCAAAAAACAGGAAGAGCTTGCAGATGCAGCAGAGATGATCCTTGAAGCATGGGTTCAATACAGTGATGCAGAAGCTGAAATTGAGGCATTTACAGGAGAGACGAGGCATAACACTATCACACCGATTGCAAGAATGCGGGATGGACTCTATGAATTGGATCTTGTCCTCAGGAACAACCGCACGAGCACTGAGCATCCGCTCGGCATTTTTCATCCGCATGCCGATGTCCATCATATCAAAAAGGAAAACATCGGCCTGATTGAAGTGATGGGGCTGGCCGTTCTGCCTGCGCGTCTAGAAAAGGAAATCAGTGAGATAGAAAAATTCCTGCTGGATCAGCCATCAGAGGTAAAGGATTACCATCTGC is a window from the Bacillus infantis NRRL B-14911 genome containing:
- the galE gene encoding UDP-glucose 4-epimerase GalE, with the translated sequence MSILVLGGAGYIGSHAVYQLIDQNYEAVVVDSLETGHREAVHPDAKFYQGDIRDKEFLRSVFEKESIDGVLHFAANSLVGESMENPLKYFNNNVYGTQVLLEVMNEFDVKNIVFSSTAATYGEQKTMPITEEMSANPTNAYGETKLTMEKIMKWCEAAHDLKYVSLRYFNVAGARPTGEIGEDHQPETHLIPIILQVALGQREHISIFGDDYDTEDGTCIRDYIHVEDLIGAHLLALQYLQNGGKSEIINLGSGQGFSVKEMIEAVREVTGHEIPAKVVPRRSGDPSTLIASSEKAKTVLGWNPQRTSIKQIIEDAWSWHQAHPHGYND
- a CDS encoding YrhK family protein — its product is MIPLQIEKKVHEFDEDVHIQIGKYKMIVEKRYKVLSWLNDFFLGVLYLIGSSLYLTDVDQRIAISFFLAGSVLMIARAVLNILKDLHIRSIKPGSGKGRWKERDDDE
- a CDS encoding DNA-3-methyladenine glycosylase family protein codes for the protein MKWKDDQSSMELELPAHFHFREALVFLDRSSYEILHYVEGSAVFKGIITDGEVILLKISSTETHLHASFLLGAPSDNGRKQAAAFIEEWLDLKRDASGFGRMAAGDPLLKGLAERYAGLRIIGIPDLFEALVWAVIGQQINLTFAYKLKKAFTEKYGTCFSYEGRCFWLFPEPGMIAALEPEELKQLQFTGRKAEYIIGIAKLMAEKKLKKDDLLGQPGARDVLMSLKGVGAWTADYVRMKCLLDPAAFPIGDAGFQNALKLQMGLDRKPSIEEVEKAASRWAGWQAYAVFYFWRSLYE
- a CDS encoding DnaJ family domain-containing protein, translating into MDRKYNDLIGDILENAGEKDNFSGKGKPLPKEYLEQDTYQRFQKIAKDAGYLPPWLKLQKEISEMVHACHSEQDAAAINEKIRKYNMACPPPMQKNIIRFHDLEQAKRIWQV
- a CDS encoding bifunctional transcriptional activator/DNA repair enzyme AdaA, producing MWEKILACDRKYDGLFFTAVKTTKIYCRPSCRSRKPKKINVEFYFSKAEAEQKGYRACKRCQPEVEHSPQVGLVRKVVAFLINHYGEKVTLQDIAEDAGVSAFYLERLFKEETSETPREYLEKVRVDKAAHLLAHSRLTNLEICLEAGFHSPSSFYKSFRRLNGCTPSEYRKRKQVPQE
- a CDS encoding methylated-DNA--[protein]-cysteine S-methyltransferase is translated as MNKIYRADYESPIGTIEIAGNDQAVVSILFTDREKAEYPLEKGHPDAIKECWQQLDEYFKGERREFSFPYMMEGTNFQQRVWNALTSIPYASTGTYKDIASLIENEKAVRAVGTANGRNKLSIVLPCHRIIGTNGTMTGYAGGIWRKEWLLEHERKHFSKKS
- the galT gene encoding UDP-glucose--hexose-1-phosphate uridylyltransferase, translated to MEVYASIETLVNKAAALGMIEERDRIYARNQIMSLLGLVEYPEHAEAVEKAIPDVLEDLVGFAAAEGRIAGLESDKDILSSKIMDVLVPKPSSVNKEFYDKYEESPAKATRYFYDLSRNSNYIQTKSIAKNINYKIATDYGELDITINLSKPEKDPQQIAREREMKVVSSNYPKCLLCAENEGYAGRPGHPARSNHRIIDLELSDEPWFLQYSPYVYYNEHCIVLCGEHRDMKIDRSTFARLLEFTGKFPHYFVGSNADLPIVGGSILSHDHYQGGSYEFAMAGADEIGSFQLSRFPDISASMLRWPLSVIRLKGKKQEELADAAEMILEAWVQYSDAEAEIEAFTGETRHNTITPIARMRDGLYELDLVLRNNRTSTEHPLGIFHPHADVHHIKKENIGLIEVMGLAVLPARLEKEISEIEKFLLDQPSEVKDYHLPWAAEMKEKYAAELTGKTAGSIIRKEIGYKFVRVLEDAGVFKQTEYGLAAFRRFADLLAGLD
- a CDS encoding galactokinase; translated protein: MELQTMINDFQTIYTDSMVGDARLFFSPGRINLIGEHTDYNGGHVFPCAITLGTYGAVKKRNDRIVRVYSKNFPDAGIVEFSLGELEYKKEHGWANFPKGMIAYIEEAGWKLPVGIDLYVYGNIPNGAGLSSSASLEMLIGVTVNELFGFNIGRIELVKLGKKVENEFIGVNSGIMDQFAIGMGQAGSAILLDCNTLKYEYAPINLEDYQIMVMNTNKRRELADSKYNERRSECEAALAKLQSKLSISSLGELSEDEFEQHKQLIGDKVLEKRAKHAVCENQRTLKAFKALQEGRLEDFGKLMNESHQSLKNDYEVTGKELDALVEAAWQQEGTLGARMTGAGFGGCAIAIVEKDKAASFIKEVGKKYMKRIGYAADFYAASVGDGTKEIILEVQG
- a CDS encoding LacI family DNA-binding transcriptional regulator; the protein is MATIKKIAEKAGVSIATVSRVLNYDASLSVTDDTRKKIFEAAEELDYKKKPVKKDAALKIAVVHWYTEKEELEDLYYMSIRYGIEQRCQQLGIQYANYFYDDLEKARSESLQGIIAVGKFSRAQADALGEITDAVIFADYSPDEDRYDSVVVDFEKAAVKILNYLTGKGHQTIGYIGGQEVFKDESGGIEDARERAYRNYMASRGLLDEGNIYIGSFTVDSGYTLMNKMIEDKGESLPTAVFAGNDLIAIGCLRALHEAGIQVPERVNVIGINDISVSKYIFPALTTLKVHTEPMGEVAVDLFLERNQGRKIAKKVFLATELIARSSSF